CATCAACCAAATTGTAAATTAATTGGCCCTTACAATTTTCTAATATTGCTTATTGGCTGACATTCACAAAGACTATCATTTCGTGAAAATGTTTAATATAGGTTGAAAATAATTTTTAATAGCTAGCTCTTTAAGTTCTTCATAGGCCTTGTCAATTCTGACTATGACCCACCAACTTAACGTCTTTCTGAAACAGTTATTTCCCTAACCATTCCCGAAAACTAATTTGCTTCTAAAAACATTTCTGTAGAGCTATAATTTTTCCCATAAATTAAGCTCAAACATTAAACATCATTCATTAAACGGCTTTGTAGTCCTAGATTCCATATATCTTACTACCAATCAAGCACAGTTTTTTCTTTAAAAAACTGTTCGATACCGTAAATATAGGAAAACAATTAAATAAATAATATCACTTTGTTTTATTAAGATAATTTTAGAAATAAAAAGGAAAATCCTCTAATATTCCATATCTGCGCTATTATTGCTGTTTTTTAAGGAAAGGAAGCAAGGAATTAACTTTATTTTCGCCATCAAATTGTTTGAGAATTTGTAGCGATTTAGCCTCATAAATATAGGTCGACGGAAAATTTTTGGGATGGAAATTCAGAATGAATTCGCCTTCCGGATCATATAGGAATCTTACGCGTGAATCACTCTTCAAACCTTTTGCAAACATATTGATATAACCATCCACCAATGCCTTTTCTTGCATCGAGATGAAGTAGAAATCTACATCTGGTCTTATTACATCTAGGGACTGAGCAATCCCCTGCCCTAATTCTTGGCAGTGCCCACAACCGGGATCAAACAAAACGAAGACTTGAGTATGTTCTTTATTGATGGAATCTGAGGTAACCTTCATCCCTGAATTCATATCGGTAAACTTTGAAAACGAGGGCATGATTTCAGGAACCTGAGCATTTAAAACACCAACAATTGTGAAAATTAAAATTATAGTTGAGATAAAATTTTTCATAATGCAATAAAATTGACTCAAATGAGCTTAAATCTAACAAAAAATGCCTCAAAGTACTCTTATTCTGGCCATTTATTGCAAAAAAACAGCTATATTTGCAGGACAAGAAGGTTTAATATTTCAATTTATAACACACTGTGAAAAAGCGTATTGCTATTTTTGCTTCTGGTTCTGGATCGAATGCCCAAAAAATCATGGAGCATTTTAAATATTCTGACAGTGCCGAAGTTGCCTTAGTATTAAGTAATAACCCGGATGCATATGTCTTGCAACGTGCTGACAATTTTGAAATCCCAACCCATGTCTTTGACAAACACGACTTCTATCAAACTGATGAAATTGTAAACTTATTAAAGCGTTTGGAGATCGATCTTGTTGTCCTTGCAGGATTTCTATGGTTGGTACCAGAAAGTCTTTTGAAAGCTTTCCCTAATAAAATCATTAATATTCACCCGGCCTTATTGCCTAAGTTTGGCGGAAAAGGAATGTATGGCGACCGAGTGCATAAAGCTGTACTTGAAGCCGGAGAAGAAGAACATGGAATTACCATACACTTCGTGAACGAAAATTTTGACGAAGGTGAAATCATCCACCAAGCACGCTTCCGCATAGAACCAGGAGACACCATCGAAATCATAAAATTCAACGGCCAACAGCTCGAACATACCCACTATCCAAAAATTATTGAGAATCTGTTGAGGAAGTATAATTGAGACAATAGACAATAGACAATAGACAATAGACACAAGACATAAGAAAATAGATGGTCTGCTATTTAATGTTTTATTGATCAGGTGGTAATCTTCAGAAATAAATAGGTTGCTATTTAATGGTTTATTTATGAGGTGATTAAATTCAGAAATAAATAGTTTGCCTTTTAATGGTTTATAGTCCAGATCCTAGACATTAGGAATAAATAGTTTGCCTTTTAATGGTTAATAGTTCAGGTCCTAGACATTAAAAATAGTTCGCTATCTCCTGGATTTATTTGCAATTCTACCATTTCTAATGTCTTATGTCTTATGTCTTATGTCTATATCTATACCCCTCATCTAGTCTAGAACAACTCCCCAGCAAATTCCACTAGATAATCTCTCCAATTGGACCAGGTATGGCCACCTTCGGATTCTCTGTAGGTATATTTCATGCCGATATCATCTAATTTTTTCCTGAAATCTGCTCCTGTTTTGTAAAGAAAATCTGTTTTACCCATTCCGATCCAATAGAGCTGGTATCCGTTTTCTTTTTGTTTTAGGAGATTTTGCTCAAAATTGTCATAAACATCGCGCTTTACTTTGTCATTGATTCTGTAAGCTGCAGAGAATAAACCTATGTAATCAAAAGTATTGGGGTAATAGCTAGAAATAAACAAGGAATGTGAACCACCCATGGACAATCCTGCAATTGCTCGGTTTTTCTTATCCTTTTTCACTCTATAATTTTTTTCTACAAACTTGATAATTTCACCAAAGTTAGACTCCATATCACCGGATCCTACGTCTGGTGTTACAAATTCGATTGGATACTCCCCTTTTTCTGAGCTTCCTGGGGTTGCAGAATTGCTCGTATGTCCATTGGGCATCACCACAATCATTGGTTTAGCTTTTCCTGCAGCAATTAAATTGTCCATGATTTGAGCTACTCGCCCTAGGGTCGGCCAGGCATCCTCGTCCCCTCCCATGCCATGCAATAAATATAGAACTGGATATTTTTCTTTTGTCTCTTCATAACCTGGAGGGGTATAAACCGTCAGTCTTCGTTCAGCTTGGTTAATCGCTGAAGGATACCACTGCTTTATCATGCTACCATGAGGGACAGACTTAGTTTTATAGTACTCTGCGTTTTCACCATTAGTGATAAAATAATTAAACACATTGCTCACATCCCCGGATTTGATAAACATTCAAAGGATCATTGATTCTCACACCATCAATAATAAAATTATAAAGGTAAAGATCAGAACCAAGGCTGTCTTGTTTCACGGACCATACACCATTGTTGTCTTTGACCATGTTTACTTGAGGTGCCGAAGCTGATGTTTGTTGCATCCAATTGCCGGTCAATGCAACTTTACTTGCATCTGGAGCAATGAGCCTAAATGTAGTGGCGTTATTCGGCGCTACTTCTGGTGACAGCACCTTTGGAAGTTGTTTGGCCAATATTTTCTTGAGCATAAGCTTGAAAGGAACTAATGCTAAAAGATAAGCACAAGAAATATAGAATTGATTTTTTCATCTTTAGTATTGTTTTTCGAATTGGTACTCCAATATACTAATAAATCGAATTCCATTTTAGTTTGGGTACGCAATAATGTGATAATTTTCAGTAAAAACTTATTTTTAATTTTTATCTTTGCGGCTCCAAACAAAACACAATGAATCATCCTGTTAAGATTAAAAATGCATTGGTTTCAGTTTATTACAAAGATAACCTTGCACCACTAATTCAACTACTAAACAAATACGGAGTTACATTTTATTCCACTGGCGGTACTGAGTCATTTATCCGCGACTTAGATATTCCTGTTGAGCGCGTTGAAGATTTAACTGGCTACCCATCCATTCTTGGTGGCCGTGTAAAAACATTGCATCCCAATGTTTTTGGTGGGATTTTGTCTCGTCGCCCATTAGCTGAAGACAAAAAACAAATTGAGGAATATAATATCCCTGAGATCGATTTAGTAATCGTAGATCTATATCCATTCGAAGAAACTGTTGCTTCAGGTGCTTCAGAACAAGATATAATCGAAAAAATTGATATTGGAGGAATTTCATTAATACGTGCTGCAGCAAAGAATTTCAATGATGTAGTAATCATTTCTTCGAAAAATGACTACAAAGAATTGGAAGAGATACTAGCAGCTCAGGAAGGCTCAACGTCATTAGAACAACGTAAGTCCTTCGCCAAACGCGCGTTCAATACATCATCTCACTACGACACAGCAATCTTCAATTATTTCAATCAAGAAGAGCCATTAGATGTTTTCAAACAATCTCAACAGCAAGCTCAAGTGTTGCGTTATGGAGAGAACCCTCATCAAAAAGGTGTTTTTTACGGAGACTTAGAAGGCATGTTCGACAAATTAAATGGAAAAGAACTTTCCTACAACAATTTGGTTGATGTGGATGCTGCTGTTGCGATCATTGATGAGTTTGAAGAGCCTACATTCGCAATTTTAAAACATACAAATGCATGTGGAGTAGCGTCTCGTCCTACCATCAAAGCTGCTTGGGAAGCTGCATTAGCTTGCGATCCTGTATCTGCTTTTGGTGGTGTTTTGATTACCAATGGTGAAGTAGACAAAGAAACCGCTGAAGAAATCAAC
The Sphingobacterium daejeonense genome window above contains:
- the purN gene encoding phosphoribosylglycinamide formyltransferase; translated protein: MKKRIAIFASGSGSNAQKIMEHFKYSDSAEVALVLSNNPDAYVLQRADNFEIPTHVFDKHDFYQTDEIVNLLKRLEIDLVVLAGFLWLVPESLLKAFPNKIINIHPALLPKFGGKGMYGDRVHKAVLEAGEEEHGITIHFVNENFDEGEIIHQARFRIEPGDTIEIIKFNGQQLEHTHYPKIIENLLRKYN
- a CDS encoding alpha/beta hydrolase, which codes for MFIKSGDVSNVFNYFITNGENAEYYKTKSVPHGSMIKQWYPSAINQAERRLTVYTPPGYEETKEKYPVLYLLHGMGGDEDAWPTLGRVAQIMDNLIAAGKAKPMIVVMPNGHTSNSATPGSSEKGEYPIEFVTPDVGSGDMESNFGEIIKFVEKNYRVKKDKKNRAIAGLSMGGSHSLFISSYYPNTFDYIGLFSAAYRINDKVKRDVYDNFEQNLLKQKENGYQLYWIGMGKTDFLYKTGADFRKKLDDIGMKYTYRESEGGHTWSNWRDYLVEFAGELF